One stretch of Microbacterium terrae DNA includes these proteins:
- the kdpB gene encoding potassium-transporting ATPase subunit KdpB, with translation MSTSTTRTESTVPELVDGPAPAPHPSETPARSRAFSAAQLAQALPGALRKLNPAALWRNPVMFLVWVGAALTTAIAIAEPFLGGSESSGGAPLPFGFTWGIAVWLWLTVLFANLAESVAEGRGKAQAATLRQTRTSTTAHRLVRYDAETDAAGERTDAVAVASTDLTLGDVVVVGAGDLIPGDGDIVWGIATVDESAITGESAPVVRESGGDRSAVTGGTRVLSDRIVVKITSKPGETFVDRMIALVEGAARQKTPNEIALGILLASLSIVFTVVVLTLNPIASYAASPVSIPVLVALLVCLIPTTIGALLSAIGIAGMDRLVQRNVLAMSGRAVEAAGDVTTLLLDKTGTITYGNRRATATVALHGVGDAELTRLAALSSLADPTPEGASIVELAVARGIRVTLPADAAVVPFTAQTRMSGLDLADGTQLRKGAASAVLAWLASAGEVPTEVRSEVTRETELIAQSGGTPLVVAVLAPRSDADGAATGRVLGVVHLKDVVKDGLRERFDELRAMGIRTVMITGDNPLTAAAIAKEAGVDDYLAEATPEDKLALIKREQEGGNLVAMTGDGTNDAPALAQADVGVAMNTGTSAAKEAGNMVDLDSDPTKLIDIVRIGKQLLITRGALTTFSLANDIAKYFAIIPAMFMGVFPGLAALNVMQLSSAASAVTSAIIFNAIVIVFLIPLALRGVKYRAASASRTLSRNLLVYGLGGVIAPFIGIKLIDLVVSLIPGF, from the coding sequence ATGTCCACCTCGACCACCCGCACCGAATCGACGGTCCCTGAGCTCGTCGACGGGCCGGCCCCGGCACCCCACCCCTCCGAGACGCCCGCACGCTCGCGCGCGTTCAGCGCGGCGCAGCTGGCCCAGGCGCTCCCGGGCGCGCTGCGCAAGCTGAACCCCGCCGCACTGTGGCGCAACCCCGTCATGTTCCTGGTCTGGGTCGGTGCGGCCCTGACGACCGCGATCGCGATCGCCGAGCCGTTCCTCGGCGGTTCCGAGAGCTCGGGCGGCGCGCCCCTGCCGTTCGGCTTCACGTGGGGCATCGCGGTCTGGCTCTGGCTCACCGTCCTGTTCGCCAATCTCGCGGAATCCGTCGCCGAGGGGCGGGGCAAGGCGCAGGCGGCGACCCTGCGGCAGACCCGCACGTCGACGACCGCCCACCGGCTGGTGCGCTACGACGCCGAGACGGATGCCGCCGGTGAGCGCACCGACGCGGTCGCGGTCGCCTCCACGGATCTCACCCTCGGAGACGTCGTCGTGGTCGGCGCGGGCGACCTCATCCCCGGCGACGGCGACATCGTCTGGGGCATCGCCACCGTCGACGAGTCGGCGATCACGGGCGAATCGGCGCCCGTCGTCCGCGAGTCCGGCGGCGACCGATCGGCCGTCACCGGAGGCACGCGCGTGCTCTCCGACCGGATCGTCGTGAAGATCACCTCGAAGCCCGGCGAGACCTTCGTCGACCGCATGATCGCGCTGGTCGAGGGGGCTGCCCGCCAGAAGACGCCGAACGAGATCGCCCTCGGCATCCTCCTCGCGAGCCTGTCGATCGTCTTCACGGTGGTCGTGCTGACCCTCAACCCCATCGCGTCGTACGCGGCGTCCCCCGTCTCGATCCCCGTGCTCGTCGCCCTGCTCGTCTGCCTCATCCCGACGACGATCGGCGCGCTGCTCAGCGCGATCGGCATCGCGGGCATGGACCGGCTCGTGCAGCGCAACGTGCTCGCCATGTCGGGAAGGGCGGTCGAGGCCGCGGGTGATGTCACGACCCTGCTCCTCGACAAGACCGGCACGATCACCTACGGAAACCGGCGGGCCACCGCGACCGTCGCCCTGCACGGCGTCGGCGATGCCGAACTCACCCGCCTCGCCGCCCTGTCGTCGCTCGCCGACCCCACCCCCGAAGGTGCGTCGATCGTCGAGCTCGCCGTGGCACGCGGCATCCGCGTCACCCTCCCCGCAGACGCCGCGGTCGTGCCCTTCACCGCGCAGACCCGCATGAGCGGCCTCGACCTCGCAGACGGCACGCAGCTGCGCAAGGGCGCGGCGAGTGCGGTGCTCGCCTGGCTCGCGTCCGCGGGCGAGGTCCCCACCGAGGTGCGCAGCGAGGTCACCCGAGAGACCGAGCTCATCGCGCAGTCGGGCGGCACGCCGCTCGTCGTCGCGGTGCTCGCGCCGCGAAGCGACGCAGACGGCGCGGCGACCGGCCGCGTCCTCGGGGTCGTGCACCTCAAGGACGTCGTGAAGGACGGCCTCCGTGAGCGCTTCGACGAGCTGCGCGCGATGGGCATCCGCACGGTGATGATCACGGGCGACAATCCGCTCACAGCAGCGGCCATCGCGAAGGAGGCCGGCGTCGACGACTACCTCGCCGAAGCGACGCCCGAAGACAAGCTGGCCCTGATCAAGCGCGAGCAGGAGGGCGGGAACCTCGTCGCGATGACCGGCGACGGCACCAACGACGCTCCCGCACTGGCGCAGGCCGACGTCGGGGTCGCGATGAACACGGGCACGTCGGCGGCGAAGGAGGCCGGCAACATGGTCGACCTCGACTCCGACCCGACGAAGCTCATCGACATCGTCCGCATCGGCAAGCAGCTGCTCATCACGCGCGGGGCGCTCACGACGTTCTCGCTCGCCAACGACATCGCGAAGTACTTCGCGATCATCCCGGCGATGTTCATGGGCGTCTTCCCGGGCCTCGCCGCGCTGAACGTCATGCAGCTGTCTTCGGCGGCGTCGGCGGTCACGAGCGCCATCATCTTCAACGCGATCGTGATCGTGTTCCTCATCCCGCTGGCTCTGCGCGGGGTGAAGTACCGGGCGGCGAGCGCATCCCGCACCCTGAGCCGCAACCTGCTCGTCTACGGGCTCGGCGGCGTGATCGCACCCTTCATCGGAATCAAGCTGATCGACCTGGTCGTCAGCCTCATCCCGGGCTTCTGA
- the kdpC gene encoding K(+)-transporting ATPase subunit C, which produces MSTIRTTLRQSGVAVRAMLVFTLVLGIGYTLLITGIGQIALPWQAGGSVVRSADGAVVGSALLGQPFTDSGGAPLREYFQSRPSAAGDGYDGGASSGSNLGPENADLVAAIQDRQAAIAAFEGVDVSEIPADAVTASASGLDPHISPAYAQLQAARVAEARGLPIDEVQSLVEEHTEARDLGYLGEPRVNVLSLNLALDALAG; this is translated from the coding sequence ATGTCCACCATCCGCACCACCCTCCGTCAGAGCGGCGTCGCCGTCCGCGCGATGCTCGTGTTCACCCTCGTGCTCGGCATCGGCTACACGCTGCTGATCACCGGCATCGGCCAGATCGCCCTTCCCTGGCAGGCGGGCGGCTCCGTCGTCCGCAGCGCCGACGGCGCCGTCGTCGGCAGCGCGCTGCTCGGCCAGCCGTTCACCGATTCCGGCGGCGCCCCGCTGCGCGAGTACTTCCAGTCCCGTCCGTCGGCCGCGGGCGACGGGTACGACGGCGGCGCCTCGAGCGGGTCGAACCTCGGCCCCGAGAACGCCGACCTCGTCGCCGCGATCCAGGACCGGCAGGCCGCGATCGCCGCGTTCGAGGGCGTCGACGTGTCGGAGATCCCCGCCGACGCCGTCACCGCGTCGGCGTCGGGGCTCGACCCGCACATCAGCCCGGCGTACGCACAGCTGCAGGCGGCCCGCGTGGCCGAGGCCCGCGGACTGCCGATCGATGAGGTGCAGTCGCTGGTGGAGGAGCACACCGAAGCCCGCGACCTCGGCTACCTCGGCGAGCCCCGGGTGAACGTGCTGAGCCTCAACCTGGCTCTCGACGCCCTCGCGGGCTGA
- a CDS encoding ATP-binding protein gives MRRGTLRVLLGAAPGVGKTFEMLEEGRRLQADGVDVVVAVVETHGRAATAALIPGLHEIPRRTVAHRGVELDEMDVEAVLERAPALALVDELAHTNAPGSLHAKRWQDVEQLRDAGIDVITTVNVQHIESLNDVVEQITGITQRETVPDAVVRGADQIEVVDLAPQALRDRLSAGQVYPAERIDAALSNYFRLGNLTALRELALLWLADEVDSALNRYRAEQGIEGTWHARERVVVALTGGRESETLIRRGARIAARSAGGELLAVHVTGQDGLRDAAPGALSAQQALVESLGGTYHQVVGDDIPRALVEFARSVNATQLVIGVSRRGRLTAALTGPGIGATVIRESGDIDVHIVTHAAAGRFALPRISGGALSWTRRLLGFAVALIGGPLLTWLLVTIQNEETITSDVLAYQLLVVIVALIGGIWPAVFAAVMSGLTLNFFFVEPFHTVTIANPRNAWALVLYVVIAVLVSFIVDRAARAARAARRSAAESELLAAVAGSVLRGQGAVPALLSRTREAFGMSGVRLVAASGDVVATDGEPLRDDRHTLVPVGDRATLELHGPELSASERRLLDVVVAQLDSALEQTALQETARAADLLAETDQVRSALLSAVSHDLRRPLAAAVAAVGGLRAAGPALSASDRRELLDTADESLGTLARLVTDLLDVSRIEAGVLAVSLSPVDAADVVLASVDELGLGPAQLDAALDEHLPPLRADPVLLQRVIVNLLSNAARHTPSGSRVRVATSSLGDAAQIRVIDHGPGLPPGPHDDIFAPFQRLGDTDNTTGLGLGLALSRGFTTGMGGTLTPEDTPGGGLTMVIELPLAATPSQERTA, from the coding sequence ATGAGGCGCGGAACGCTGCGGGTGCTGCTGGGCGCCGCCCCCGGCGTCGGCAAGACCTTCGAGATGCTCGAGGAGGGCCGGCGCCTGCAGGCCGACGGGGTCGACGTCGTGGTCGCGGTGGTCGAGACCCACGGCCGAGCCGCGACCGCCGCGCTCATCCCGGGCCTGCACGAGATCCCCCGTCGCACGGTCGCGCACCGAGGCGTCGAGCTCGACGAGATGGACGTCGAGGCGGTCCTCGAGCGCGCCCCCGCACTGGCGCTCGTCGACGAGCTCGCCCACACGAACGCCCCCGGGTCGCTCCACGCGAAGCGCTGGCAGGACGTGGAGCAGCTGCGCGACGCCGGCATCGACGTCATCACGACGGTCAACGTGCAGCACATCGAGTCGCTCAACGACGTGGTCGAGCAGATCACGGGCATCACGCAGCGGGAGACGGTGCCCGATGCCGTCGTCCGCGGCGCCGACCAGATCGAGGTCGTCGACCTCGCCCCGCAGGCCCTCCGCGACAGGCTGTCGGCGGGTCAGGTCTACCCGGCTGAGCGCATCGACGCCGCGCTGTCGAACTACTTCCGGCTCGGGAACCTCACCGCCCTGCGCGAGCTGGCGCTGCTGTGGCTCGCCGACGAGGTCGACAGCGCCCTCAACCGCTACCGCGCCGAGCAGGGCATCGAGGGCACCTGGCACGCCCGCGAGCGGGTGGTGGTGGCGCTCACGGGCGGACGCGAGAGCGAGACCCTGATCCGCCGCGGCGCGCGGATCGCCGCGCGGTCGGCGGGCGGCGAGCTGCTCGCGGTGCATGTCACCGGCCAGGACGGGCTGCGCGACGCCGCACCCGGAGCACTGTCGGCGCAGCAGGCCCTCGTCGAGTCGCTCGGCGGCACCTATCACCAGGTCGTCGGCGACGACATCCCCCGGGCGCTCGTCGAGTTCGCCCGCTCGGTGAACGCCACCCAGCTGGTCATCGGCGTCAGCCGCCGCGGACGCCTCACCGCAGCCTTGACCGGGCCCGGCATCGGCGCGACCGTCATCCGCGAGTCGGGCGACATCGACGTGCACATCGTCACGCATGCGGCGGCCGGGCGCTTCGCCCTGCCGCGCATCTCGGGCGGTGCCCTCAGCTGGACGCGCCGCCTGCTCGGGTTCGCCGTCGCGCTCATCGGCGGGCCGCTCCTGACCTGGCTGCTGGTCACCATCCAGAACGAGGAGACGATCACGAGCGACGTGCTCGCGTATCAGCTCCTCGTCGTGATCGTCGCCCTCATCGGCGGCATCTGGCCGGCCGTGTTCGCGGCGGTGATGTCGGGGCTGACGCTGAACTTCTTCTTCGTCGAGCCGTTCCACACGGTCACGATCGCCAACCCGCGCAACGCGTGGGCCCTCGTGCTCTACGTCGTCATCGCGGTGCTCGTGAGCTTCATCGTCGACCGGGCCGCGCGGGCCGCGCGAGCCGCGCGGCGATCGGCCGCCGAGTCCGAGCTGCTCGCCGCGGTTGCCGGCAGCGTGCTGCGCGGCCAGGGCGCCGTGCCCGCGCTGCTCTCCCGCACCCGCGAGGCGTTCGGCATGTCGGGCGTGCGCCTGGTCGCGGCCTCCGGCGACGTCGTCGCGACCGACGGCGAGCCGCTCCGCGACGACCGCCATACGCTCGTGCCCGTCGGCGACCGCGCGACGCTCGAGCTGCACGGACCCGAGCTGAGCGCCTCCGAGCGCCGCCTGCTCGACGTGGTAGTCGCCCAGCTCGACTCGGCGCTCGAGCAGACCGCACTGCAGGAGACGGCCCGCGCGGCCGACCTGCTCGCCGAGACCGACCAGGTGCGCAGCGCCCTGCTGTCGGCCGTCAGCCACGACCTGCGGCGACCGCTCGCCGCAGCGGTCGCCGCGGTCGGCGGGCTGCGGGCCGCCGGACCCGCTCTGTCGGCCTCCGACCGCCGAGAGCTGCTCGACACGGCCGACGAGTCGCTCGGAACCCTGGCGAGGCTCGTCACCGACCTGCTCGACGTCAGTCGCATCGAGGCCGGCGTCCTCGCCGTCTCGCTGTCGCCCGTCGATGCCGCCGACGTCGTCCTCGCCTCGGTCGACGAGCTCGGCCTCGGCCCGGCGCAGCTCGACGCCGCCCTCGACGAGCACCTGCCTCCGCTGCGTGCGGATCCCGTGCTGCTGCAGCGCGTGATCGTCAATCTGCTCTCCAACGCCGCGCGGCACACCCCGAGCGGATCGCGGGTGCGCGTGGCGACGAGCAGCCTCGGGGATGCGGCGCAGATCCGGGTCATCGACCACGGCCCCGGGCTGCCACCCGGACCGCACGACGACATCTTCGCCCCGTTCCAGAGGCTCGGCGACACCGACAACACGACCGGGCTCGGCCTCGGCCTCGCCCTCTCGCGCGGGTTCACCACCGGCATGGGCGGCACCCTCACACCCGAAGACACCCCCGGCGGCGGCCTCACCATGGTGATCGAGCTTCCGCTCGCCGCAACACCCAGCCAGGAGCGCACGGCATGA
- a CDS encoding response regulator — protein sequence MKILIADDDPQLVKALRITLAAHGYEVVAAPDGAAAIALAAQTRPDIVMVDLGMPRLDGVQTIEALRGWTTAPILVISGRTGSADKVEALDAGADDYVTKPFQIDELLARLRALARRATASVDEPVVRFGDVEVDLATKTVTRSGERVHLTPTEWRMLEFLARNPGSLVTRQSILKDIWGTDQVNDTGYLRLYMSQLRKKLERDPGSPVHLLTESGMGYRLVLDE from the coding sequence ATGAAGATCCTGATCGCCGACGACGATCCGCAGCTCGTGAAGGCGCTGCGCATCACCCTCGCAGCCCACGGCTACGAGGTGGTCGCAGCACCCGACGGCGCCGCGGCGATCGCCCTGGCCGCCCAGACGCGCCCCGACATCGTCATGGTCGACCTGGGGATGCCGCGGCTGGACGGGGTGCAGACGATCGAGGCCCTCCGCGGCTGGACGACGGCGCCGATCCTGGTCATCTCCGGCCGCACCGGCTCGGCCGACAAGGTCGAGGCGCTCGACGCGGGTGCCGACGACTACGTCACCAAGCCGTTCCAGATCGACGAGCTGCTCGCGCGTCTGCGTGCGCTCGCGCGCCGGGCCACGGCATCCGTCGACGAACCCGTCGTGCGCTTCGGCGACGTCGAGGTCGATCTCGCCACCAAGACCGTCACCCGCAGCGGCGAGCGCGTGCACCTCACACCGACCGAGTGGCGGATGCTCGAGTTCCTCGCCCGGAACCCCGGGTCGCTGGTGACCCGCCAGAGCATCCTCAAAGACATCTGGGGCACCGACCAAGTGAACGACACCGGGTATCTGCGCCTGTACATGTCGCAGCTGCGCAAGAAGCTCGAGCGCGACCCGGGCAGCCCCGTGCACCTGCTCACCGAGTCGGGGATGGGCTACCGGCTCGTGCTCGACGAGTGA
- a CDS encoding SRPBCC family protein, translating into MPVTDITTDTDELTMTLTADFAAPVERLWRAFTEPAQLERFWGPPGWPATFTEFEFTPGGKASYHMTSPTGEVSRGSWEFLRIDAPNSFEVLDVFVGDDGKPMDGMPESRMVFTFEATATGSRLSNVSYLATAESLQEIIAMGAIEGSRQAMDQLDAVLQDLREYALGAGTRTEILDDTHVRITRLIDGPQDLVWRAHNEPELLQKWLLGPDGWAMTECEVDPQVGGRYKYWWEPRGDTAGQGFGFDGENLVFEAPRRAVTTEHMIGTDYPSTTNDLSLYEEDGATLLTIIITYPDMQTRDMVLATGMTDGMETSYARLERDLIKS; encoded by the coding sequence ATGCCTGTCACCGACATCACCACCGACACCGACGAGCTCACCATGACGCTCACCGCCGACTTCGCCGCCCCGGTCGAGCGCCTCTGGCGGGCGTTCACCGAGCCGGCGCAGCTCGAGCGCTTCTGGGGTCCTCCCGGCTGGCCGGCGACGTTCACCGAGTTCGAGTTCACGCCCGGCGGCAAGGCGAGCTACCACATGACGAGCCCGACCGGCGAGGTCTCGCGCGGCAGCTGGGAGTTCCTCCGCATCGATGCGCCGAACTCGTTCGAGGTGCTCGACGTGTTCGTCGGCGACGACGGAAAGCCCATGGACGGCATGCCCGAGAGCCGCATGGTGTTCACGTTCGAGGCGACGGCGACCGGGTCGCGCCTGAGCAACGTCAGCTACCTGGCCACGGCCGAGTCGCTCCAGGAGATCATCGCCATGGGCGCGATCGAGGGCTCGCGTCAGGCGATGGACCAGCTCGACGCGGTGCTGCAGGATCTGCGCGAGTACGCGCTGGGCGCAGGGACGCGCACCGAGATCCTCGACGACACGCACGTGCGCATCACGCGTCTCATCGACGGCCCGCAGGATCTCGTGTGGCGCGCCCACAACGAGCCCGAGCTGCTGCAGAAGTGGCTGCTCGGCCCCGACGGCTGGGCGATGACCGAGTGCGAGGTCGACCCCCAGGTGGGCGGCCGCTACAAGTACTGGTGGGAGCCGAGGGGCGACACCGCGGGGCAGGGGTTCGGCTTCGACGGCGAGAACCTCGTCTTCGAGGCGCCGCGCCGTGCGGTCACCACCGAGCACATGATCGGCACCGACTACCCGTCGACGACGAACGACCTGTCGCTCTATGAGGAGGACGGCGCGACGCTGCTGACGATCATCATCACCTACCCCGACATGCAGACCCGCGACATGGTGCTCGCGACCGGCATGACCGACGGCATGGAGACCAGCTACGCGCGGCTCGAGCGCGACCTCATCAAGAGCTGA
- a CDS encoding ArsR/SmtB family transcription factor — translation MVVELGLDDDALDRLFRALGDATRRDILRRTLTGEPSVSELATAYDMSFAAVQKHVAVLEAAELIIKRAEGRERRVRADPVMIAHARELLARYELLWRSRIDRLDALLAEPEPSAAPPAEPITDTTHDPDEGE, via the coding sequence ATGGTTGTAGAACTTGGACTCGATGATGATGCACTCGATCGCCTCTTCCGGGCGCTCGGCGATGCGACCCGGCGCGACATCCTGCGCCGGACGCTCACCGGCGAACCGTCGGTGTCTGAACTCGCGACGGCGTACGACATGTCGTTCGCCGCGGTTCAGAAGCACGTGGCGGTGCTCGAGGCCGCCGAGCTCATCATCAAGCGCGCCGAGGGGCGCGAGCGCCGGGTGCGGGCGGATCCGGTCATGATCGCCCACGCCCGCGAGCTCCTCGCCCGGTACGAGCTGCTCTGGCGCTCGCGCATCGACCGTCTCGACGCACTCCTGGCCGAGCCGGAACCCTCCGCCGCACCTCCGGCGGAACCCATCACCGACACCACGCACGACCCCGACGAAGGAGAGTGA
- a CDS encoding TerC family protein, producing MDFSLAFTPDLIAVFFTLFVLEVVLGVDNVIFISILASKLPKEQQAKARNLGLTLAMVMRVILVLFAGWIITLKEDVFFIGEMGFSWKDLILIAGGLFLVYKAVTEIHHKLEGHEEEHGGAGRKTVTFGSVLVQILLLDLVFSLDSVITAVGMTESLVVIITVVVLSFGIMLFASRFIFAFVNNHPTVKMLALSFLLLIGVFLVAEGFEIKIDKAFIYGPMAFAILVEALNLWAAAGKAKREKKRQTSVQLMPQYPDVDESVAVSAALSGPAGAGSVGLSSKPISGDAAGADERHGLG from the coding sequence GTGGACTTCTCCCTCGCCTTCACGCCCGATCTGATCGCCGTCTTCTTCACGCTGTTCGTGCTCGAGGTGGTGCTCGGCGTCGACAACGTGATCTTCATCTCGATCCTCGCGTCGAAGCTGCCGAAGGAGCAGCAGGCGAAGGCCCGCAACCTCGGCCTCACCCTCGCGATGGTGATGCGCGTGATCCTCGTGCTCTTCGCCGGCTGGATCATCACGCTCAAGGAGGACGTGTTCTTCATCGGCGAGATGGGCTTCTCGTGGAAGGACCTCATCCTCATCGCCGGTGGCCTCTTCCTCGTCTACAAGGCGGTCACCGAGATCCATCACAAGCTCGAGGGTCACGAGGAGGAGCACGGCGGCGCCGGGCGCAAGACCGTCACCTTCGGCTCGGTGCTCGTGCAGATCCTGCTTCTCGACCTGGTGTTCTCGCTCGACTCGGTCATCACCGCGGTCGGCATGACCGAGAGCCTCGTCGTCATCATCACCGTCGTGGTGCTCTCGTTCGGCATCATGCTGTTCGCCTCGCGGTTCATCTTCGCGTTCGTCAACAACCACCCGACGGTGAAGATGCTGGCCCTGTCGTTCCTGCTGCTGATCGGTGTGTTCCTCGTCGCCGAGGGCTTCGAGATCAAGATCGACAAGGCGTTCATCTACGGCCCGATGGCGTTCGCGATCCTCGTCGAGGCGCTGAACCTGTGGGCGGCGGCCGGCAAGGCCAAGCGCGAGAAGAAGCGCCAGACCTCGGTGCAGCTCATGCCGCAGTACCCCGACGTCGACGAGTCCGTCGCGGTGTCGGCCGCACTGTCGGGGCCGGCAGGGGCCGGTTCGGTGGGCCTGTCGAGCAAGCCGATCAGCGGGGATGCCGCGGGCGCCGACGAGCGCCACGGCCTCGGCTGA